One part of the Leptolyngbya sp. CCY15150 genome encodes these proteins:
- a CDS encoding ureidoglycolate lyase, which translates to MPQSSNLVQLPVQTITSDNFAPFGQLILPTEDGKPFDADDAQLHLSNGIPRFYIMRLEHRGLTFSRITRHQGCTQCLGSLEGKSWMMAVAPPGAAQRPAIADIQAFQIPGNCFIKLHVGTWHAGPYFQAPTVDFYNLELSDTNIVDHETCNLTSSYGVECQLAIAG; encoded by the coding sequence ATGCCTCAGTCCTCGAATCTGGTACAGCTACCCGTCCAGACCATTACGTCCGACAACTTTGCCCCCTTTGGCCAACTCATTTTGCCCACTGAAGACGGTAAACCCTTTGATGCAGATGATGCGCAACTGCACCTCAGCAACGGCATTCCCCGGTTTTATATCATGCGGCTAGAGCATCGGGGGCTCACGTTTTCGCGCATCACTCGCCACCAAGGCTGCACGCAATGTTTGGGATCCCTCGAAGGGAAATCCTGGATGATGGCAGTGGCTCCTCCTGGAGCGGCCCAGCGCCCAGCGATCGCTGATATCCAAGCCTTTCAAATTCCAGGCAACTGTTTTATCAAGCTGCATGTGGGTACGTGGCATGCGGGGCCCTATTTCCAAGCGCCGACGGTGGATTTCTACAACCTAGAACTCAGCGACACCAATATTGTTGACCACGAAACCTGCAACCTCACCAGCAGCTACGGCGTGGAATGTCAGCTAGCGATCGCGGGATAA
- a CDS encoding NAD(P)H-quinone oxidoreductase subunit 4 has protein sequence MTTQFPWLTALILFPLIAALPIPIIPDQNGKTLRWYTLGVGLAEFALMLYTFWAHYDLHNPEYQLVESYTWVSQVGLNWSVAVDGLSMPLVILSGLVTTLAILASWNVTHKPRLYFVSLLVVFSAQIGVFVAQDMLMFFIMWELELVPVYLLIAIWGGKRRLYAATKFILYTAVGSLFILMAAFAMAFYGDVTSFDLQTLAAKDYSLPFELSLYAALLIAFGVKLPIFPFHTWLPDAHSEAPAPVSMILAGVLLKMAGYGLIRMNMEMLPNAHTYFAPFLAILGVISIIYASLTAFAQTNLKRRMAYSSIAHMGFVLIGIASFNTLGLSGAVLQMVSHGLIAATLFFLSGVAYDRTHTLAMDEMGGMAKQMPTVFALFTAGSLASLALPGMSGFVGELTVFLGFTTSDAYGVTFKAAIVLLAAVGVILSPIYLLSMLRQVFYGEESVKLADMKLFDIKPREAFIAACLLVPIIGIGVYPKLATQTYDVKTEAVMAQLRGNLPTVAEQPFQLQAPRFVAPPIFGAETKELATLSR, from the coding sequence ATGACGACACAATTTCCCTGGCTAACTGCCTTAATTCTCTTTCCGCTGATAGCGGCCCTGCCGATTCCTATCATCCCGGATCAAAATGGTAAAACTCTGCGTTGGTACACGCTAGGCGTTGGTCTGGCCGAGTTCGCCCTCATGCTCTACACCTTTTGGGCACACTACGACCTGCACAATCCCGAGTACCAACTGGTGGAAAGCTACACCTGGGTTTCCCAAGTGGGTCTGAACTGGTCTGTGGCGGTGGATGGTTTATCCATGCCTCTGGTTATTTTGTCGGGTTTGGTGACGACGCTAGCTATCCTGGCGTCATGGAATGTGACCCACAAACCTCGTTTATATTTTGTTTCCTTATTAGTGGTTTTTAGCGCCCAGATTGGGGTGTTCGTGGCTCAAGACATGTTGATGTTCTTCATCATGTGGGAGCTGGAACTGGTGCCGGTCTATTTGCTGATTGCAATTTGGGGTGGAAAGCGTCGCCTCTACGCCGCTACCAAGTTTATTCTTTACACCGCTGTCGGCTCTCTATTCATTCTCATGGCAGCGTTCGCCATGGCCTTCTACGGTGATGTCACCAGCTTCGATCTGCAAACCCTAGCGGCAAAGGACTACTCCCTACCCTTTGAGCTCTCGCTCTATGCCGCCTTGCTGATTGCCTTTGGCGTCAAGCTACCGATCTTCCCCTTCCACACCTGGTTGCCCGATGCTCACAGTGAAGCACCTGCACCCGTTTCGATGATTCTGGCTGGGGTCTTATTGAAAATGGCTGGCTATGGTCTCATCCGCATGAACATGGAGATGTTGCCCAATGCCCACACCTACTTCGCTCCCTTCCTAGCCATCTTAGGCGTCATTAGCATCATCTACGCCTCACTCACCGCCTTTGCTCAGACCAATCTCAAGCGCCGCATGGCTTACTCATCCATCGCTCACATGGGATTTGTCTTGATTGGTATCGCCTCCTTCAACACCTTGGGCTTGAGCGGTGCGGTTCTGCAAATGGTGTCCCATGGTTTGATTGCTGCGACCCTCTTCTTCCTGTCGGGTGTTGCCTACGATCGCACCCACACCTTGGCAATGGACGAAATGGGTGGCATGGCCAAGCAAATGCCCACCGTCTTTGCCCTGTTCACCGCTGGTTCTCTAGCTTCCCTTGCCCTACCGGGTATGAGTGGATTTGTGGGAGAACTGACCGTGTTCCTAGGTTTCACCACCAGCGATGCCTATGGCGTCACCTTTAAGGCAGCGATCGTCCTCCTAGCTGCAGTAGGCGTGATTCTGTCTCCCATCTACCTGCTCTCCATGCTGCGTCAGGTGTTCTACGGTGAGGAAAGCGTCAAGCTGGCAGATATGAAGCTGTTTGACATCAAGCCTCGGGAAGCCTTCATCGCCGCTTGTTTGCTGGTGCCCATCATTGGTATTGGCGTCTATCCTAAGCTGGCAACCCAAACCTATGACGTGAAAACGGAAGCTGTGATGGCTCAACTGCGTGGCAATCTGCCCACCGTTGCGGAACAACCCTTCCAGTTGCAAGCACCTCGGTTTGTGGCTCCGCCCATCTTTGGTGCAGAAACCAAAGAGTTAGCAACCCTCAGCCGCTAG
- a CDS encoding COP23 domain-containing protein — translation MLPPTSQESSQRRMGIRAGAVVMGAVLSLGGAMALPTVAQTETVSPAPADARFACQYIDGEYVVMYYPQSQPGEAYPWAKPTTLGGGWTPERRCTEISRRLESYRPDGLLEMRTSVENDYDIVCVTTQQNSDCRIVLTVPPGQDARVTRDRVFESLTVADSGQQTDAVTTFTGNDLDVLGDLANELNLPSIPGINMPSRRSSDAINLRPFLDPSDGGTGNQLVPSNAPSLNPDQFR, via the coding sequence ATGCTACCGCCAACCTCTCAAGAATCTAGCCAACGCCGTATGGGCATCCGCGCGGGTGCCGTTGTCATGGGAGCCGTGTTATCCCTAGGTGGAGCTATGGCCCTACCGACTGTCGCTCAGACAGAGACTGTTTCCCCCGCCCCCGCCGATGCCCGCTTCGCCTGTCAATATATAGACGGGGAATATGTGGTCATGTATTACCCCCAAAGCCAGCCGGGTGAAGCATATCCCTGGGCAAAGCCAACCACCCTGGGCGGTGGCTGGACGCCCGAACGCCGCTGCACCGAAATCAGCCGTCGGCTAGAGTCCTACCGTCCCGATGGTTTGCTGGAAATGCGCACCAGCGTTGAAAATGACTACGACATCGTCTGCGTCACCACGCAGCAAAATTCCGACTGTCGGATTGTGCTGACGGTGCCCCCTGGGCAGGATGCTCGGGTCACCCGCGATCGCGTGTTTGAGAGCTTGACGGTAGCCGATAGCGGTCAACAAACCGATGCCGTGACGACGTTCACCGGCAACGACCTTGATGTGCTGGGCGATCTGGCCAATGAGCTGAATCTGCCATCGATCCCTGGCATCAATATGCCATCTCGGCGCTCCTCGGATGCCATTAACCTGCGTCCTTTCTTGGATCCCTCGGATGGCGGCACCGGCAACCAATTGGTGCCTAGCAACGCCCCTAGCCTAAACCCCGATCAGTTTCGCTAG
- a CDS encoding transcriptional repressor, with translation MYTASSLKAELNHRGWRMTPQRETILQAFQNLAKGKHLSAEDLYNRLHAQGENISLATIYRTLKLMARMGILRELELAEGHKHYELNQPAPYHHHHLICVRCNQTIEFKNDSILRSGVKTADKNGYHLLDCQLTIHAICPACQRSLIPV, from the coding sequence ATGTATACTGCATCCTCACTCAAGGCCGAACTCAATCACCGAGGATGGCGCATGACTCCCCAGCGGGAGACCATCCTCCAAGCCTTTCAAAATCTGGCCAAGGGAAAACACCTTAGTGCAGAAGATCTTTACAATCGTTTGCACGCTCAGGGCGAAAATATTAGCCTAGCGACGATTTATCGCACGCTGAAGCTGATGGCCCGCATGGGTATTTTGCGAGAGTTAGAGCTAGCTGAAGGGCATAAGCACTACGAACTCAACCAGCCCGCTCCCTACCACCACCACCACCTGATCTGCGTACGCTGCAATCAAACCATTGAGTTTAAAAACGACTCCATCCTGCGGTCGGGGGTGAAAACGGCTGATAAAAACGGCTACCACCTGCTAGACTGCCAACTCACGATTCACGCCATTTGTCCCGCTTGCCAGCGATCGCTCATTCCTGTCTAA
- a CDS encoding PAS domain S-box protein: MSAHQTLVSDQASLLSTLLNSLPTAAALLDIEMNYLAVNRHWLRLVAIAPEVKNDWVGQSHRRYFPDHAKRWEQILATCQTDGSYQWQDDQPGFTQGGLCWTARAWSDGAGSAVLLDRPAGLLLMADEVTFCPLPQGRSPRQIQKEQIIHSLSSQIHQLLDLQQILQTTVKEVRQFLDTDRVLIYQFAPDWSGTIVVESVVEECPSVLGTSLHDPCFSEKYIEPYRHGRIHVVNNVQHANLVPCYVDFLKQFQVQANLVAPIICNGILWGLICVHECQAARAWQPIEMNLVEQLATHVGIAIQQAELYQQQQQQLAEQEMTLEQAMADRFSKEAALRRSEQRRSLLFEQTPIAVVELDRQLRVTAWNRAAERVFGYSASEAVGQLIQDLIVPSNEHQFVEDVLLSLMDSGTSYQSENTNVTKSGDYILCEWHDVRLVDEHGNLVGIASLAIDITQRKHAEYALRQSEAALRVQAQQLECTINELKRTQMQLVQSEKMSSLGQLVAGVAHEVNNPVNFIYGNLNHAHRYLADMIEVLNLYRLHYPEPVAPVQAAIDHVELDYLIEDFPKTLDSMQVGTERIRQIISSLRNFSRLDEAALKQADIHEGMESTLMILQSRLKPKVHQAGITIKKTYGTLPWVECFPGPLNQVFMNILSNAIDALDDIRSLPDTEPTIYITTQQVHDNLIQIQIRDNGPGIAANLHHRIFDPFFTTKEPGKGTGLGLSICYQIITDRHSGQLRCLSEPNQGTEFIIEIPVIQPRSPS; the protein is encoded by the coding sequence ATGTCTGCACATCAAACGCTGGTTTCGGATCAGGCATCACTGCTGTCCACCTTGCTCAATAGCTTGCCCACAGCGGCGGCCCTGCTAGACATTGAGATGAACTACCTAGCGGTCAATCGACATTGGCTACGGCTGGTGGCGATCGCCCCTGAGGTCAAGAACGATTGGGTGGGGCAGTCCCACAGGCGGTATTTCCCAGACCATGCCAAGCGCTGGGAGCAGATTTTGGCGACCTGTCAGACGGATGGTTCCTATCAATGGCAAGACGATCAACCTGGCTTCACCCAGGGAGGTCTATGCTGGACAGCGCGCGCTTGGAGCGATGGAGCAGGCTCAGCAGTTCTACTCGATCGTCCAGCCGGTCTCTTGCTGATGGCGGATGAGGTGACCTTCTGTCCTTTGCCTCAGGGGCGATCGCCCCGCCAGATCCAAAAGGAGCAGATTATTCATTCACTATCATCGCAAATTCATCAACTTCTTGACTTGCAGCAAATCTTACAGACCACCGTTAAAGAAGTACGGCAATTCCTAGATACAGATCGGGTCTTGATCTATCAATTTGCCCCAGACTGGAGCGGCACCATTGTGGTGGAATCGGTGGTCGAGGAATGCCCGTCCGTCTTAGGAACATCCCTGCACGATCCCTGTTTTTCCGAGAAATACATCGAGCCCTATCGCCACGGCCGCATCCATGTGGTGAACAATGTGCAACACGCCAACCTAGTGCCCTGCTACGTTGATTTCCTCAAGCAATTTCAGGTGCAGGCGAATCTCGTTGCTCCCATCATCTGCAACGGCATTCTCTGGGGATTAATTTGCGTTCATGAGTGCCAGGCTGCCCGAGCGTGGCAACCCATTGAAATGAACCTCGTGGAGCAACTGGCCACCCATGTGGGGATCGCCATCCAGCAGGCCGAGCTATATCAGCAACAGCAACAGCAGCTTGCAGAACAAGAGATGACCCTAGAACAAGCCATGGCCGATCGCTTCTCTAAAGAGGCGGCCCTGCGTCGGTCAGAACAGCGGCGATCGCTCCTGTTTGAACAAACCCCCATTGCCGTTGTCGAGCTAGACCGCCAACTACGGGTCACGGCCTGGAACCGAGCGGCGGAGCGCGTCTTTGGCTATAGTGCCAGCGAAGCCGTGGGCCAGTTGATTCAAGACCTGATTGTGCCCTCTAACGAGCATCAGTTTGTGGAAGATGTTCTGCTGTCGCTTATGGATAGTGGCACCAGTTACCAGAGTGAAAATACCAACGTTACTAAGTCAGGAGACTACATTCTTTGTGAATGGCACGATGTGCGCTTAGTGGACGAACATGGCAACCTCGTGGGCATTGCCTCCCTCGCCATCGATATTACCCAGCGCAAACATGCTGAATATGCTTTACGGCAGTCGGAAGCCGCCCTGCGGGTTCAAGCTCAGCAGCTAGAATGCACCATCAATGAACTAAAACGTACTCAGATGCAACTGGTACAAAGTGAGAAAATGTCTAGCCTCGGGCAGCTCGTGGCGGGGGTAGCCCATGAGGTCAATAATCCCGTGAATTTTATCTATGGCAATCTCAACCATGCCCATCGGTATCTAGCAGATATGATAGAGGTTCTCAATCTCTATCGTTTGCATTATCCAGAGCCAGTTGCTCCAGTGCAGGCAGCGATCGATCATGTGGAATTAGATTACCTGATTGAGGATTTTCCAAAAACCTTAGATTCTATGCAGGTCGGCACGGAGCGTATTCGTCAGATTATCAGCAGTTTGCGTAACTTCTCGCGCCTAGATGAAGCTGCTTTAAAACAGGCAGACATCCATGAAGGTATGGAAAGTACGCTGATGATTTTACAGAGTCGGCTGAAGCCAAAAGTCCATCAGGCTGGAATTACCATCAAAAAAACCTACGGAACATTGCCGTGGGTGGAATGTTTTCCTGGCCCTCTAAACCAGGTTTTTATGAATATCTTATCGAATGCCATTGATGCCCTCGATGACATTCGATCGCTTCCTGATACAGAGCCTACCATCTATATCACCACCCAGCAGGTTCATGACAATCTTATTCAAATTCAGATTCGGGACAATGGCCCCGGCATTGCCGCCAATCTCCACCATCGTATCTTCGATCCATTTTTCACCACTAAAGAGCCTGGCAAAGGTACGGGTCTGGGGCTGTCGATCTGCTATCAAATCATCACCGATCGCCATAGCGGTCAGCTACGCTGCTTGTCGGAACCCAATCAGGGAACGGAATTTATCATTGAGATCCCTGTGATTCAACCGCGATCGCCCTCCTAA
- a CDS encoding ribose-phosphate pyrophosphokinase — protein MIHSATLPLQTSLHTFSENSRLRLFAGSSNVLLAEEVARYLGMDLGPMVRKQFADGELYVQIQESIRGCDVYLIQPTCHPVNDHLMELLIMIDACRRASARQITAVIPYYGYARADRKTAGRESITAKLVANLITKAGAGRILAMDLHSAQIQGYFDIPFDHVYGSPVILEYLARKDLSDVVVVSPDVGGVARARAFAKKLNDAPLAIVDKRRQAHNVAEVMNIIGDVAGKTAILVDDMIDTAGTICEAGRMLRHEGARRVYACATHAVFSPPAVQRLSSGIFEEVIVTNTIPVSPERYFEQLTVLSVANLLGETVWRIHEDTSVSSMFR, from the coding sequence GTGATTCACTCTGCTACTCTTCCCCTTCAGACCTCGTTGCACACCTTCTCTGAGAACAGCCGACTGCGTCTGTTTGCTGGCTCATCGAATGTGCTGCTTGCCGAAGAAGTTGCCCGCTATCTGGGCATGGACTTAGGCCCCATGGTGAGAAAACAGTTTGCCGATGGCGAACTGTATGTCCAAATTCAGGAATCGATCCGAGGGTGTGATGTCTATCTGATCCAGCCCACCTGCCATCCGGTCAATGACCATTTGATGGAGCTGTTGATCATGATTGACGCCTGCCGTCGGGCATCCGCCCGGCAAATTACCGCCGTGATCCCCTACTATGGCTATGCCCGCGCCGACCGCAAAACCGCCGGACGAGAATCGATTACCGCGAAGCTCGTCGCCAACTTGATTACCAAGGCGGGAGCAGGGCGCATTTTGGCCATGGATCTACACTCTGCCCAGATCCAAGGCTACTTTGATATTCCCTTTGACCATGTCTATGGTTCTCCGGTGATCTTGGAGTATCTGGCTCGGAAAGATCTGTCCGATGTGGTGGTGGTCTCGCCCGATGTGGGTGGGGTGGCTCGGGCTCGGGCTTTTGCCAAGAAGCTCAATGATGCTCCCCTTGCCATCGTCGATAAACGCCGGCAGGCCCATAACGTGGCGGAGGTGATGAATATCATTGGTGATGTGGCGGGCAAAACGGCCATTTTGGTGGATGACATGATCGACACCGCTGGCACCATCTGTGAAGCTGGTCGGATGTTGCGCCATGAGGGAGCGCGTCGGGTCTACGCCTGCGCCACCCATGCGGTGTTTTCCCCACCAGCGGTTCAGCGGCTCTCCAGCGGAATTTTTGAAGAGGTGATTGTCACCAACACCATTCCAGTGTCTCCAGAGCGCTACTTCGAGCAGCTTACGGTGCTGTCGGTGGCCAACCTCTTGGGAGAGACGGTGTGGCGGATTCATGAAGATACGTCGGTGAGCAGCATGTTCCGCTAG
- the psaC gene encoding photosystem I iron-sulfur center protein PsaC, with amino-acid sequence MSHSVKIYDTCIGCTQCVRACPLDVLEMVPWDGCKAGQIASSPRTEDCVGCKRCETACPTDFLSIRVYLGAETTRSMGLAY; translated from the coding sequence ATGTCGCATTCCGTTAAGATCTACGACACTTGTATTGGGTGTACGCAGTGCGTCCGTGCTTGTCCTCTAGATGTTCTTGAAATGGTGCCCTGGGATGGCTGCAAAGCTGGGCAGATCGCTTCGTCTCCACGGACGGAAGACTGTGTAGGCTGTAAGCGTTGTGAAACGGCTTGCCCCACTGATTTCTTGAGCATCCGTGTTTACCTCGGCGCTGAAACGACCCGCAGTATGGGTCTGGCCTACTAA
- a CDS encoding FKBP-type peptidyl-prolyl cis-trans isomerase — protein sequence MREILISFGVIVACCLVLLVAQIRGTGDAIAAPSPTPEVTVADSSPSVPAELNIAQAPSTEASDLMNPAESPSEVAPVADNLVTTESGLQYVELVEGTGAIPQTGQTVVVHYVGTLEDGTQFDSSRDRNRPFSFRLGTGQVIRGWDEGLSTMRVGGRRQLIIPSDLGYGARGAGGVIPPNATLVFDVELLRIS from the coding sequence TTGCGCGAGATACTAATTAGCTTTGGAGTCATCGTGGCCTGCTGCCTCGTGCTTTTGGTTGCCCAGATTCGAGGCACAGGGGATGCGATCGCTGCTCCATCTCCCACACCAGAGGTGACCGTTGCCGATAGCAGCCCATCCGTTCCGGCTGAACTTAACATCGCCCAAGCTCCTAGCACCGAAGCTAGTGACTTGATGAATCCAGCAGAATCCCCCTCAGAGGTCGCCCCTGTGGCAGATAACCTAGTTACCACTGAATCTGGTCTACAGTACGTTGAACTAGTGGAAGGCACCGGTGCTATTCCCCAAACGGGTCAAACCGTGGTCGTACACTACGTTGGCACCCTAGAAGACGGTACCCAGTTTGATAGCTCCCGCGATCGCAACCGTCCCTTCTCTTTTCGGCTAGGCACCGGTCAGGTCATTCGTGGCTGGGATGAAGGTCTTTCCACCATGAGGGTTGGCGGACGTCGGCAGTTGATTATTCCTTCAGACTTAGGCTATGGAGCTCGGGGTGCTGGTGGCGTCATTCCGCCCAATGCAACCCTAGTGTTTGATGTGGAATTATTGCGGATTAGCTAG
- a CDS encoding phasin family protein, producing the protein MDNNNLIQQLLMIGIGTTSLVAEKLRDVSNQWVKDGKLDPEQASSFVNDLMQQLRSEQTNVEAQFERQLRNVLQDLGVPRQAEMDELRGRLDRLERQVRDLENKLWR; encoded by the coding sequence ATGGACAACAATAATCTGATTCAGCAGCTTTTAATGATCGGCATCGGGACGACGTCCTTAGTTGCTGAAAAGCTTCGAGATGTCAGCAATCAATGGGTAAAAGACGGTAAGCTAGACCCCGAGCAGGCGTCTAGTTTTGTCAATGACCTCATGCAGCAGCTTCGTTCGGAGCAGACCAATGTCGAAGCCCAGTTTGAGCGGCAGCTTCGCAATGTTCTACAAGACTTGGGCGTCCCCCGGCAGGCAGAGATGGACGAACTGCGCGGCCGCCTCGATCGCTTAGAGCGCCAGGTGCGGGATCTAGAAAATAAGCTGTGGCGTTGA
- a CDS encoding TIGR03792 family protein translates to MEIEWLRFRVNDSERERFVQQDHAIWTRTLAQYPGFLGKDVLINPNDVTEVVTIIRWNSFDEWQAIPEAVLTGVEAEFSQAMGSTYELLESRHYQVRKFAQEHCG, encoded by the coding sequence ATGGAGATTGAATGGTTACGCTTCCGGGTCAACGATAGTGAACGAGAACGATTTGTACAGCAAGATCATGCCATCTGGACGCGTACCCTGGCTCAGTATCCTGGTTTTTTAGGGAAAGACGTCTTGATCAACCCCAATGACGTCACTGAGGTGGTGACTATCATTCGCTGGAATAGCTTTGACGAATGGCAGGCTATTCCTGAGGCTGTGCTTACGGGAGTCGAGGCAGAGTTTTCCCAGGCGATGGGCTCGACCTATGAACTGCTCGAATCTCGCCACTATCAAGTGCGGAAGTTTGCCCAAGAGCATTGCGGGTAA
- a CDS encoding serine hydrolase, with protein sequence MSSRTASSRTASSRTSSPRTTSPQASSRSASRTAPPRSPRPGSPDRNPTTDPRMRRVPAPQAMARTAGGRSPQPGRPVRRRSRPNPVLLYLVRLLILVVGIGAIVGTLLSVFNPTVNYAEGQDTPAAMADPADASSTSLGATNLASTLMPLDLNQSMMDLEQQVRDLTTPYPDLTPGVFVLDFETGNYLDINGRQVIPAASIIKIPILVAFFQDVDAGTIQMTETLTLTEADVAEGSGDLQFHSVGSEYSALETASLMIVISDNTATNMLIRRMGGAEALNQRFQSWGLENTILRDWLPDLEGTNTTTPYEMVELMTRLSRGELLSLRSRDRLFDIMRRTYTDTLIPAGVNDPSATIAHKTGDIGAMVGDVGTVDTPRGTRYGVAVMMSRPHNDSRAQELIRLINGSIYEYLTRSPQTTINLDSQTEATQGGQALPSEGDAQISTTEPNPN encoded by the coding sequence ATGTCTTCTCGAACAGCGTCTTCTCGAACAGCATCTTCTCGGACATCGTCCCCTCGAACAACCTCTCCTCAGGCATCCTCCCGCTCAGCTTCCCGGACAGCGCCGCCGCGATCGCCCCGGCCAGGGTCTCCAGACCGCAACCCCACCACCGATCCACGTATGCGGCGGGTGCCGGCTCCTCAAGCCATGGCTCGAACAGCAGGAGGGCGATCGCCCCAACCGGGTCGCCCTGTGCGGCGGCGAAGCCGGCCCAATCCTGTCCTGCTTTACCTCGTGCGGCTGTTGATTCTCGTGGTAGGCATTGGCGCAATTGTCGGCACGCTGCTGTCTGTGTTTAACCCCACGGTGAACTATGCCGAGGGACAGGACACCCCAGCAGCCATGGCCGATCCTGCGGATGCATCGAGCACTAGTCTGGGGGCAACCAATCTAGCCTCGACCCTCATGCCCCTTGATCTCAATCAATCGATGATGGATCTAGAGCAGCAAGTGCGTGACCTAACGACCCCCTACCCAGACCTCACCCCCGGTGTGTTTGTTCTAGACTTCGAGACCGGCAACTACCTAGATATCAACGGACGCCAAGTCATTCCGGCCGCTAGCATCATTAAAATACCTATCCTGGTTGCTTTCTTCCAAGATGTGGATGCTGGCACCATTCAGATGACGGAAACCCTGACGCTGACAGAAGCAGACGTAGCTGAGGGATCAGGGGATCTACAATTTCACAGCGTAGGTTCCGAGTACAGCGCCCTGGAAACGGCCTCTTTGATGATTGTGATTAGCGACAATACCGCCACCAATATGCTGATTCGTCGCATGGGTGGCGCAGAAGCCCTCAACCAACGCTTCCAATCCTGGGGGCTAGAAAATACTATCCTGCGCGACTGGTTACCGGATCTAGAGGGCACCAATACCACCACCCCCTACGAAATGGTGGAACTCATGACCCGCCTGAGCCGAGGCGAATTGCTGTCCCTGCGATCGCGCGATCGCCTGTTTGACATCATGCGCCGTACCTACACCGACACCCTCATTCCTGCTGGAGTAAACGATCCCAGTGCCACCATTGCCCACAAAACGGGTGATATTGGTGCCATGGTTGGAGATGTGGGTACGGTAGACACGCCCCGTGGTACTCGCTATGGCGTTGCCGTCATGATGAGCCGTCCCCACAACGATAGTCGTGCCCAGGAACTGATTCGGTTGATCAATGGATCGATCTATGAGTACCTAACGCGATCGCCCCAGACCACCATCAATCTTGATTCCCAAACCGAAGCCACCCAGGGCGGTCAAGCCCTTCCTTCAGAAGGCGATGCCCAAATTTCTACCACGGAACCCAACCCTAATTGA
- a CDS encoding RNA methyltransferase, with protein sequence MKEPEDRLAAIRLVLVEPSGALNIGSIARVMKNMGLSQWVVVQPHCDVRGEDAQRMAVHAWDLLDQLQVVATLPEALVGCQRAIATTGRDDYTDVSRLEHPRQALPWLLEGADQMPPVQSALIFGPEDRGLSNTELNYAQRWVQIPSSDRYRSLNLAQSVAVCCYELYQLAGSPETSLGSREAIAEPAASLDALERYYQTLEDLLLRIGYLYPHTAESRMAKVRRLLNRAYPSSHEVSMLHGVLRQVHWAIAQAAIQSAEKKSD encoded by the coding sequence ATGAAAGAGCCGGAAGATCGCTTAGCGGCGATCCGTCTTGTGCTGGTGGAACCATCGGGAGCGCTGAATATCGGCTCGATCGCCCGCGTGATGAAAAATATGGGTTTGTCGCAGTGGGTGGTGGTGCAGCCCCATTGTGACGTTCGGGGCGAGGATGCCCAACGGATGGCGGTTCATGCCTGGGATCTGCTCGATCAACTACAGGTGGTTGCCACGTTGCCAGAAGCCTTGGTGGGATGCCAGCGGGCGATCGCCACCACGGGACGAGATGACTATACCGATGTCAGCCGCTTAGAACATCCGCGCCAGGCCTTGCCTTGGCTGCTAGAGGGCGCAGACCAGATGCCGCCGGTACAGTCGGCGTTAATTTTTGGGCCGGAGGATCGAGGTCTGAGCAATACCGAACTCAACTACGCCCAGCGATGGGTGCAAATTCCCTCTAGCGATCGCTACCGATCCTTGAACCTAGCTCAGTCCGTGGCGGTCTGTTGCTATGAGCTGTATCAACTGGCGGGCTCACCGGAAACCTCGCTGGGTTCTAGGGAAGCGATCGCTGAACCGGCTGCCTCCCTGGATGCCCTCGAACGCTATTACCAAACCTTAGAAGATCTGCTGTTACGGATTGGCTATCTCTATCCCCACACCGCCGAAAGCCGCATGGCCAAAGTGCGGCGCTTGTTAAACCGTGCCTATCCATCCAGCCACGAGGTTTCCATGCTGCATGGCGTCCTGCGACAAGTTCACTGGGCGATCGCCCAAGCGGCAATACAATCTGCAGAAAAAAAGTCAGACTAG